From the genome of Halorussus caseinilyticus, one region includes:
- a CDS encoding type II toxin-antitoxin system PemK/MazF family toxin, whose amino-acid sequence MTDEVTVGRGDVVVVRLDPAEGSEMKKTRPAVVVQNDVGNRNANTTIVAPATGTHRGYPFEVLVEADSSPLEKDSSVRLDQVRVVSVETRIHSVAGRLDDQTMAEIDEALKLSLGLD is encoded by the coding sequence ATGACTGACGAGGTGACGGTTGGTCGTGGCGATGTCGTCGTCGTTCGACTCGACCCTGCCGAAGGAAGTGAGATGAAGAAGACTCGGCCTGCCGTCGTCGTCCAGAACGACGTTGGAAACCGAAACGCCAACACGACGATAGTCGCTCCGGCGACGGGAACTCACCGGGGATACCCGTTCGAGGTATTGGTCGAAGCAGACAGTTCACCGCTCGAGAAGGACTCGTCGGTCCGTCTCGACCAAGTTCGAGTCGTCTCTGTCGAAACGCGAATTCACTCGGTCGCCGGACGACTCGACGACCAGACGATGGCCGAGATAGACGAGGCCCTGAAGTTGAGTCTCGGACTCGACTGA
- a CDS encoding alpha/beta fold hydrolase: MPYADSDGVSIHYEVGDGDGTAAAETPVVLLADAGYGPWQWSWQFPALAGPHDVIVPSARGTGDSETPDPDAADAYSIAAMAADLEAVLADYGARKAHLVGAGMGGMVALRYALDFSRARTLALLGTSPGGPRASAIPDGVRERLMASPADADSLRRSLEPVASGELLETDDLVERIAAWRRAEDADPAAQRGHFEAMADFDASDRLYEITIPALVAHGADDRVVPVEDGRLLADGLPKGEFREFPGEHLFFVERSKAVNDALVGFLDDHDAE; encoded by the coding sequence ATGCCCTACGCGGACAGCGACGGCGTTTCTATCCACTACGAAGTCGGCGACGGCGACGGAACCGCGGCGGCCGAGACTCCCGTCGTTCTCCTCGCGGACGCGGGGTACGGCCCGTGGCAGTGGAGTTGGCAGTTTCCCGCGCTGGCGGGTCCTCACGACGTAATCGTCCCGAGCGCACGCGGAACCGGCGATTCGGAAACTCCCGACCCGGACGCCGCCGACGCCTACAGCATCGCGGCGATGGCCGCGGACCTCGAAGCGGTCCTCGCCGACTACGGCGCGCGAAAGGCCCACCTCGTCGGCGCGGGGATGGGCGGGATGGTCGCGCTCCGGTACGCGCTCGACTTCTCTCGCGCTCGGACGCTCGCCTTGCTCGGGACCTCGCCCGGCGGTCCGCGAGCGTCGGCGATTCCCGACGGCGTTCGGGAGCGCCTGATGGCGAGTCCCGCCGACGCCGACTCGCTCCGCCGGTCGCTCGAACCGGTCGCAAGCGGGGAACTGCTGGAGACCGACGACCTCGTGGAGCGAATCGCGGCGTGGCGACGCGCCGAGGACGCCGACCCCGCGGCCCAACGCGGCCACTTCGAGGCGATGGCCGACTTCGACGCCAGCGACCGCCTCTACGAGATTACGATTCCGGCGCTGGTCGCCCACGGCGCGGACGACCGGGTGGTTCCGGTCGAGGACGGCCGTCTGCTCGCAGACGGCCTGCCGAAGGGCGAGTTCCGGGAGTTCCCCGGCGAACACCTCTTCTTCGTGGAGCGCTCGAAGGCGGTCAACGACGCGCTGGTCGGGTTTCTGGACGACCACGACGCGGAGTAA
- a CDS encoding HD domain-containing protein, with protein sequence MKAIKDSVHDHIPICELAADLLETPELQRLRHIKQLSTVRLVYPSANHTRFEHSLGVYYLAREACSLLDVEGQRAKAVRAAALLHDVGHGPYGHQTEGIIERRLGKHHDEVDDLLGEGRLADVLESHGLDPEEVAGLVAGEGKLGQLVAGELDVDRMDYLVRDAHHTGVPYGTIDHSRLLAALQFRDDRLVLSEGNVQTAEGTLVARALMNATVYRHHVSRIAGAMLERAGERLLDSTDLDATQFARMTDDRLLAALRDCEATADAARRLEHRDLHKRAAWAKLDAVPEEVVTAERERVRRFERDIAEVADVSHDDVLVDTPGEPSMPETSTRVVVDGEVRRLADESPLVEGLRAAGRAQWRLGVYAPEEKIPEVGAAAERVLGVEVE encoded by the coding sequence ATGAAGGCCATCAAGGACAGCGTTCACGACCACATCCCTATCTGCGAACTCGCGGCCGACCTGCTCGAAACGCCCGAACTCCAGCGACTGCGCCACATCAAGCAACTCAGCACGGTCCGACTCGTCTACCCCTCGGCGAACCACACCCGGTTCGAACACAGCCTCGGCGTCTACTACCTCGCGCGGGAGGCCTGCTCCCTGCTCGACGTGGAGGGCCAGCGAGCGAAGGCGGTCCGGGCGGCGGCGCTCCTCCACGACGTGGGCCACGGTCCCTACGGCCACCAGACCGAGGGCATCATCGAGCGCCGACTCGGGAAACACCACGACGAGGTAGACGACTTGCTCGGGGAGGGCCGACTCGCCGACGTGCTGGAGTCGCACGGACTCGACCCCGAGGAGGTGGCGGGTCTCGTCGCGGGCGAGGGGAAACTCGGCCAACTCGTCGCCGGGGAACTCGACGTGGACCGGATGGACTACCTCGTCCGGGACGCCCACCACACCGGCGTCCCCTACGGCACCATCGACCACTCCCGTCTTCTGGCGGCTCTCCAGTTCCGCGACGACCGCCTCGTCCTCTCGGAGGGCAACGTCCAGACCGCCGAGGGGACGCTGGTCGCTCGCGCGCTGATGAACGCGACGGTCTACCGCCACCACGTCTCGCGCATCGCGGGCGCGATGCTCGAACGCGCGGGCGAGCGCCTGCTCGACTCGACGGACCTCGACGCGACCCAGTTCGCCCGGATGACCGACGACCGACTGCTCGCGGCGCTCCGGGACTGCGAGGCGACGGCCGACGCCGCCCGGCGTCTCGAACACCGGGACCTCCACAAGCGGGCGGCGTGGGCCAAACTCGACGCGGTACCCGAAGAAGTCGTCACCGCCGAGCGCGAGCGCGTCCGGCGGTTCGAGCGCGACATCGCCGAAGTCGCCGACGTGTCGCACGACGACGTGCTGGTCGATACGCCCGGCGAACCGAGCATGCCCGAGACTTCGACCCGCGTGGTCGTGGACGGCGAGGTGCGGCGACTCGCCGACGAGTCGCCGCTGGTCGAAGGGCTACGGGCCGCCGGGCGCGCCCAGTGGCGACTGGGCGTCTACGCGCCCGAAGAAAAGATTCCCGAGGTCGGCGCGGCGGCCGAGCGAGTGCTGGGCGTGGAAGTCGAGTAA
- the dps gene encoding DNA starvation/stationary phase protection protein Dps — MNTQPTPTDQSQQRQSGPSQQGQRRPRTFRTAVGLPDQTRQAVVGMLNQSLADTTDLMTQCKFAHWNVKGMNFYQLHLLFDEIAEVFEDHADIIAERTTALGGEATGTVRTAAATSRIPEIPPDATTGPEYVAALVERVGIHANNLRSEIEAAVQHDDEDTADMYTELSREVDKQLYFLEAHLQAVNPDAIPDSPGASMRRGGGSQGGRPSQYRQQSQQGAQSQRGVNRMQGQQTGQQGYGGRTRY; from the coding sequence GTGAATACGCAACCGACACCGACCGACCAGTCACAGCAACGCCAATCGGGACCGTCTCAACAGGGCCAGCGACGACCGCGGACGTTCCGGACCGCGGTGGGACTCCCCGACCAGACGCGGCAAGCCGTCGTCGGGATGCTCAACCAGAGCCTCGCCGACACGACGGACCTGATGACCCAGTGCAAGTTCGCCCACTGGAACGTCAAGGGGATGAACTTCTACCAGTTGCACCTGCTGTTCGACGAGATTGCCGAGGTCTTCGAGGACCACGCCGACATCATCGCCGAGCGAACGACGGCGCTCGGCGGCGAGGCAACCGGTACCGTCCGAACCGCGGCGGCCACCAGCCGAATCCCGGAGATTCCGCCGGACGCGACCACCGGACCGGAGTACGTCGCGGCGCTGGTCGAACGCGTGGGCATCCACGCCAACAACCTCCGGTCCGAAATCGAGGCGGCGGTCCAGCACGACGACGAGGACACCGCCGACATGTACACCGAACTCTCGCGGGAGGTGGACAAGCAACTCTACTTCCTCGAAGCTCACTTGCAGGCAGTGAACCCCGACGCGATTCCGGACAGTCCGGGGGCGTCGATGCGACGGGGTGGTGGCTCGCAGGGCGGTCGGCCGTCGCAGTACCGCCAGCAGTCTCAGCAGGGAGCGCAGTCTCAGCGAGGCGTCAACCGGATGCAGGGTCAGCAGACCGGCCAGCAGGGTTACGGCGGACGAACGCGGTACTGA
- a CDS encoding YihY/virulence factor BrkB family protein yields the protein MGVRSEVERIVRESWRETREENVTFMAGSIAYYAFVSMLPLLLFALVVLSVVGNETFTASLAETTEPFLTPYARGLVVESLDIATAQTGVSVVGVLTLLWGISKIFRGLDVAFSKIYGTESNKTLLRQFENAVVVFTALTVAIVAFVAVGVVAALVPDLPYPPALNSLFLVVGLAVAFFPIYYVFPDVDVTPRQVLPGTLVAAVGWAALEAGFQGYVTYAARYEAVYGTLGSAFLLLIWLYFSSLVLLFGGVVNAVLARQTGDEHALGDAALEDAVRRAGPDEASSERGHRAASASDRPDGEVGRASATGGPVVAESVERARSDGELARVYDELDADRRRLREEVQRLETQNARLRRVNDALTRRLARRRRSVVAQAKRWLFDR from the coding sequence ATGGGGGTTCGAAGTGAGGTGGAGAGAATCGTCCGCGAGTCGTGGCGGGAGACGCGCGAGGAGAACGTCACGTTCATGGCTGGGAGCATCGCCTACTACGCGTTCGTCTCGATGCTCCCGCTGTTGCTGTTCGCGCTCGTCGTCCTCTCGGTGGTCGGCAACGAGACGTTCACCGCGTCGCTCGCCGAGACCACCGAACCGTTTCTGACGCCCTACGCCCGCGGTCTGGTGGTCGAATCGCTCGACATTGCCACCGCCCAGACCGGCGTGTCGGTGGTCGGGGTCCTCACGCTCCTGTGGGGAATCTCCAAGATTTTCCGGGGTCTCGACGTTGCCTTCTCCAAGATTTACGGCACCGAGTCGAACAAGACGCTGTTGCGCCAGTTCGAGAACGCGGTGGTCGTCTTCACCGCGCTCACCGTCGCCATCGTCGCCTTCGTCGCCGTCGGCGTGGTGGCCGCGCTCGTCCCCGACCTGCCGTATCCGCCCGCGCTCAACTCGCTCTTTCTGGTCGTCGGTCTCGCAGTCGCGTTCTTCCCCATCTACTACGTCTTCCCCGACGTGGACGTGACCCCGCGGCAGGTCCTGCCCGGTACGCTGGTGGCGGCGGTCGGATGGGCCGCGTTGGAGGCGGGGTTTCAGGGGTACGTGACCTACGCCGCGCGGTACGAAGCGGTGTACGGGACGCTCGGGAGCGCGTTCCTCCTGTTGATATGGCTCTACTTCAGCAGTCTGGTCCTCCTGTTCGGCGGCGTCGTCAACGCCGTTCTCGCGAGACAGACCGGCGACGAACACGCGCTGGGAGACGCCGCACTCGAAGACGCCGTGCGGCGGGCCGGACCCGACGAGGCGTCGTCGGAGCGCGGCCACAGGGCCGCTAGCGCGTCCGACCGGCCGGACGGCGAAGTCGGACGGGCCAGCGCCACGGGCGGACCCGTCGTCGCCGAATCGGTCGAACGCGCGCGCTCCGACGGGGAACTCGCGCGGGTCTACGACGAACTCGACGCCGACCGTCGGCGACTCCGCGAGGAGGTTCAGCGTCTGGAGACCCAGAACGCACGGCTCCGCCGAGTGAACGACGCGCTCACTCGGCGGTTGGCCCGTCGCCGCCGGTCTGTCGTGGCGCAGGCCAAACGCTGGCTGTTCGACCGATAG
- a CDS encoding methyl-accepting chemotaxis protein — translation MSDDSRLAGVLRRVLPDAVRERYLAKFALALVVLALLTGALGLYTYDRTSAQLHEQVDDELLTVAELEAHQLSSWYAERKQTARMLSNDAVMRTDDYERLDILLNAKLRSLPEEVRAIHVVDTESAEVVQSTESEMQDSRLQTPWRDRMSSIETAATVFVSAPYRSDGEATIAFVSPVLNQQNRTVVLEVDAGIVSNHLRSPYNDSYAQVVNGNGTVVLAQREGRILDTYTDDSQALERGRKALSGTVKADASEGLLNERHVVAYKPVENTDWVVLVHAPNRVAYSVVTDVRTSIVVLVGAVILGLGLIGATLGRNTVNALQSVSADAASIAEGRLDVDPERSHRTDEIGTLQDSFVAMQSYLNTVAAQAEALAAQDFDADVLDEEVPGEFGETLAEMQSDLQRLITETERAKAEAESAKDDAERARREAEALNESLERKAAEFGEVMEAAASGDLTRRMDTDSESEAMARIAEEFNAMMLSLEETLVRIQEFADSVDESSERVVENAESVENASREVSESMQDISKGATEQTDNLDQVASEMDDLSVTVEEIAASSDEVATTSQQAAEVTESGSDHAADALGEMDEIERTADETVEEVERLDREMEEIGDIVGVIDDIAEQTNLLALNANIEAARAGEAGEGFAVVADEIKSLAEETATATQNIEALIDEVQTATDRAVADMREMGDRISDGTETVESALTALDEVGEYVEDANAGIQSINDATDEQAASTEEAVAMVDEVASTSEQAASEAESVAAAAEQQTAAVTEITESAQRLSARSDELSEILAGFDLEVESSAESETGPTAETLADGGPTDDWEFGDRDGDSADE, via the coding sequence GTGAGCGACGATAGCCGACTCGCGGGCGTACTCCGGCGCGTCCTCCCCGACGCGGTGCGCGAACGCTACTTGGCGAAGTTCGCGCTCGCGCTCGTCGTCCTCGCGCTCCTGACGGGCGCGCTCGGCCTGTACACGTACGACCGGACGAGCGCGCAACTCCACGAGCAGGTGGACGACGAGTTGCTCACCGTCGCGGAGTTGGAGGCCCATCAACTCAGTTCGTGGTACGCCGAACGAAAGCAGACGGCCCGGATGCTCTCGAACGACGCCGTGATGCGGACCGACGACTACGAGCGTCTCGACATCCTTCTCAACGCCAAACTCCGGAGCCTTCCCGAGGAGGTGCGCGCGATTCACGTCGTGGACACCGAGTCGGCCGAAGTCGTCCAGAGTACCGAGTCGGAGATGCAGGACTCCAGACTTCAGACGCCGTGGCGCGACCGGATGTCGTCGATAGAGACCGCGGCGACCGTCTTCGTCTCCGCGCCGTACCGAAGCGACGGCGAGGCGACTATCGCGTTCGTCAGTCCAGTCCTGAACCAGCAAAACAGGACGGTAGTGCTGGAAGTGGACGCCGGAATCGTATCCAACCACCTTCGAAGCCCCTACAACGACAGTTACGCGCAGGTCGTCAACGGCAACGGGACCGTCGTCCTCGCCCAGCGCGAGGGGCGCATCCTCGACACGTACACCGACGACTCGCAAGCCCTCGAACGGGGTCGAAAGGCGCTCTCGGGGACCGTGAAGGCCGACGCGAGTGAAGGGCTACTGAACGAGCGACACGTCGTCGCGTACAAACCGGTCGAGAACACCGACTGGGTCGTCCTCGTACACGCGCCTAACCGGGTCGCCTACAGCGTCGTCACCGACGTTCGGACGAGCATCGTCGTCCTCGTCGGCGCGGTGATACTCGGCTTAGGTCTCATCGGCGCGACCCTCGGGCGCAACACGGTCAACGCGCTCCAGTCGGTGTCCGCCGACGCCGCGTCCATCGCGGAGGGTCGACTCGACGTGGACCCCGAGCGGTCGCACCGGACCGACGAAATCGGTACGCTACAGGACTCGTTCGTGGCGATGCAGTCGTACCTGAACACGGTCGCGGCGCAGGCAGAGGCGCTCGCGGCCCAAGACTTCGACGCCGACGTTCTCGACGAGGAGGTTCCCGGCGAGTTCGGCGAGACCCTCGCCGAGATGCAGTCGGACTTACAGCGACTCATCACCGAGACCGAACGGGCGAAGGCCGAGGCCGAGAGCGCCAAGGACGACGCCGAGCGAGCGAGACGCGAGGCCGAGGCGCTCAACGAGTCGCTCGAACGCAAGGCCGCGGAGTTCGGCGAGGTGATGGAGGCGGCGGCGTCGGGCGACCTGACCCGCCGGATGGACACCGACAGCGAGAGCGAGGCGATGGCCCGCATCGCCGAGGAGTTCAACGCCATGATGCTCTCGCTCGAAGAGACGCTGGTTCGGATTCAGGAGTTCGCCGACTCGGTTGACGAGTCGAGCGAGCGCGTGGTCGAGAACGCCGAGTCGGTCGAGAACGCCAGTCGGGAGGTCAGCGAGTCGATGCAGGACATCTCGAAGGGTGCCACCGAGCAGACCGACAATCTGGACCAAGTGGCCAGCGAGATGGACGACCTCTCGGTCACGGTCGAGGAGATTGCGGCGTCGTCCGACGAGGTGGCCACGACCTCCCAGCAGGCCGCCGAAGTCACCGAGTCGGGGAGCGACCACGCCGCCGACGCCCTCGGAGAGATGGACGAAATCGAGCGCACGGCCGACGAAACGGTCGAGGAAGTCGAGCGCCTCGACCGGGAGATGGAGGAAATCGGCGACATCGTGGGGGTAATCGACGACATCGCCGAACAGACCAACCTGCTCGCGCTCAACGCCAACATCGAGGCCGCTCGCGCTGGCGAGGCCGGTGAGGGCTTCGCGGTGGTCGCCGACGAAATCAAGAGCCTCGCCGAGGAGACGGCGACGGCGACCCAGAACATCGAGGCGCTCATCGACGAGGTGCAGACCGCGACCGACCGAGCGGTCGCCGACATGCGCGAGATGGGCGACCGCATCTCGGACGGGACCGAGACGGTCGAGTCGGCCCTGACCGCGCTGGACGAGGTGGGCGAGTACGTCGAGGACGCGAACGCGGGCATCCAGTCCATCAACGACGCCACGGACGAACAGGCCGCCTCGACGGAGGAGGCCGTGGCGATGGTGGACGAGGTGGCCTCCACCAGCGAGCAAGCGGCGTCCGAGGCCGAGTCGGTGGCGGCGGCGGCCGAACAGCAGACGGCCGCGGTGACGGAAATCACCGAGAGCGCCCAGCGACTCTCGGCGCGTTCGGACGAACTCAGCGAGATTCTCGCCGGGTTCGACCTCGAAGTCGAGTCGTCGGCCGAATCGGAGACCGGTCCGACCGCCGAGACGTTGGCCGACGGCGGACCCACCGACGACTGGGAGTTCGGCGACCGAGACGGCGACTCGGCCGACGAGTAG
- the alaS gene encoding alanine--tRNA ligase, whose product MSELEEEYRLDYFEEEGFVRKECTDCGDFFWTRDTERETCGEPPCENYQFIDDPGFPEAHTLEEMREAFLSFFEDNDHERIDPYPVAANRWRDDVLLTQASIYDFQPLVTSGETPPPANPLTISQPCIRMQDIDNVGKTGRHTMAFEMMAHHAFNAREDIEDPDQYAYQGEVYWKDETVQYCDEFFESMGADLEDITYIEDPWVGGGNAGPAIEVIYKGAELATLVFMSMEQDPDGEYEMKDGNRYSKMDTYIVDTGYGLERWTWVSQGTPTVYEAVYPEMIGFLKNNAEIEHTDEEETLVHRASKLAGHMDIDEAEDMEAARDNIARELDVSTSELEALLEPLEDIYAIADHCRTLAYMLGDGIVPSNVGTGYLARMVLRRTKRLCDNVGVDAPLDELVDMQAERLGYENRDTVRDIVRTEVEKYRETLEQGGRRVERLAKEYAEKGQPIPTDELVELYDSHGIQPDMVEEIAADFGTKVEVPDDFYSVVASRHDSGQAFEEEEDEDDRLADLPKTERQFYEDQYGTDFEAVVLDVFERDGETVDGEPVYDVVLDQTMFYPEGGGQPSDRGTLTTDEKSVQVSDVQVEDGVVLHRTDDEVSKGDIVRGKIDRERRRRLMRHHTATHIVVHAAREVLGDHIRQAGAQKGIDSSRIDVRHYERIDRETKEEIEMVANELVMENTSVQQEWPNRHEAEEEYGFDLYQGGIPAGQNIRLIHVAEDVQACGGTHVRRTGDVGTIKILNTERVQDGVERLTFAAGEAAIEATQRTETALAEAADVLDVAPEEVPETAQRFFDEWKDRGKQIEDLKEQLAEARASGGGGGQEVEVGDTVAVVQRLDGDMDELRATANALVEEGKIAVLGSGADGATFVVAVPEGVAVNAGEVVGELARKVGGGGGGPADFAQGGGPDAEKLDDALDEAPDVLKQVQNA is encoded by the coding sequence ATGAGTGAACTCGAAGAGGAGTACCGCCTCGACTATTTCGAGGAGGAGGGCTTCGTCAGGAAGGAGTGTACCGACTGCGGTGACTTCTTCTGGACGCGCGACACCGAGCGAGAGACCTGCGGCGAACCGCCCTGCGAGAACTACCAGTTCATCGACGACCCCGGCTTTCCGGAGGCTCACACGCTCGAAGAGATGCGGGAGGCGTTCCTCTCGTTCTTCGAGGACAACGACCACGAGCGCATCGACCCCTACCCGGTCGCCGCGAACCGCTGGCGCGACGACGTACTGCTGACCCAAGCGTCCATCTACGACTTCCAACCGCTCGTCACCTCGGGCGAGACGCCGCCGCCCGCCAACCCCCTCACCATTAGCCAACCCTGCATCCGGATGCAGGACATCGACAACGTGGGCAAGACCGGCCGCCACACGATGGCGTTCGAGATGATGGCCCACCACGCGTTCAACGCCCGCGAGGACATCGAGGACCCCGACCAGTACGCCTATCAGGGCGAAGTCTACTGGAAGGACGAGACGGTCCAGTACTGCGACGAGTTCTTCGAGTCGATGGGCGCGGACCTCGAAGACATCACCTACATCGAGGACCCGTGGGTCGGCGGCGGCAACGCCGGACCCGCTATCGAAGTCATCTACAAGGGCGCGGAACTCGCCACGCTGGTCTTCATGTCGATGGAACAGGACCCCGACGGCGAGTACGAGATGAAAGACGGCAACCGGTACTCCAAGATGGACACCTACATCGTGGACACCGGGTACGGTCTCGAACGCTGGACGTGGGTCTCGCAAGGCACCCCGACCGTCTACGAGGCGGTCTACCCCGAGATGATAGGGTTCCTGAAGAACAACGCGGAAATCGAACACACCGACGAGGAAGAGACGTTGGTCCACCGCGCCTCGAAACTCGCGGGTCACATGGACATCGACGAGGCCGAGGACATGGAGGCCGCCCGCGACAACATCGCCCGCGAGTTGGACGTGTCCACCTCGGAACTCGAAGCCCTGCTCGAACCCCTCGAAGACATCTACGCCATCGCCGACCACTGTCGGACGCTGGCGTACATGCTCGGCGACGGCATCGTCCCCTCGAACGTCGGCACGGGGTATCTCGCCCGGATGGTCCTCCGGCGGACCAAGCGCCTGTGTGACAACGTGGGCGTGGACGCCCCGTTGGACGAACTCGTGGACATGCAGGCCGAGCGACTGGGTTACGAGAACCGCGACACGGTTCGGGACATCGTTCGCACGGAGGTCGAGAAGTACCGCGAGACCCTCGAACAGGGCGGCCGCCGGGTCGAACGCCTCGCCAAGGAGTACGCCGAGAAGGGCCAACCCATCCCGACCGACGAACTGGTCGAACTCTACGATTCGCACGGCATCCAACCCGACATGGTCGAGGAAATCGCGGCGGACTTTGGCACGAAGGTCGAGGTGCCCGACGACTTCTACAGCGTCGTCGCCTCCCGCCACGACTCCGGGCAGGCCTTCGAGGAGGAAGAGGACGAAGACGACAGACTCGCCGACCTGCCCAAGACCGAACGCCAGTTCTACGAGGACCAGTACGGCACCGACTTCGAGGCGGTCGTCCTCGACGTGTTCGAACGCGACGGCGAGACCGTGGACGGCGAACCTGTCTACGACGTGGTTCTCGACCAGACGATGTTCTACCCCGAGGGAGGGGGCCAGCCTTCGGACCGCGGGACGCTGACCACCGACGAGAAGAGCGTGCAGGTCAGCGACGTGCAGGTCGAAGACGGCGTCGTCCTCCACCGGACCGACGACGAGGTAAGCAAGGGCGACATCGTTCGCGGGAAGATAGACCGGGAGCGTCGGCGTCGGTTGATGCGCCACCACACCGCGACCCACATCGTCGTCCACGCCGCCCGCGAGGTACTCGGCGACCACATCCGGCAGGCGGGTGCCCAGAAGGGTATCGACAGTTCCCGTATCGACGTGCGCCACTACGAGCGCATCGACCGCGAGACCAAAGAGGAAATCGAGATGGTCGCCAACGAACTCGTGATGGAGAACACGTCGGTCCAACAGGAGTGGCCCAACCGCCACGAGGCCGAAGAGGAGTACGGATTCGACCTGTACCAAGGCGGCATCCCGGCGGGCCAGAACATCCGTCTCATCCACGTCGCCGAAGACGTGCAGGCCTGCGGTGGGACCCACGTCCGGCGGACCGGCGACGTTGGGACCATCAAGATTCTGAACACCGAACGCGTCCAAGACGGCGTGGAACGCCTCACCTTCGCCGCGGGTGAGGCCGCTATCGAGGCGACCCAGCGCACCGAGACTGCGCTCGCGGAGGCCGCCGACGTTCTCGACGTGGCCCCCGAGGAAGTGCCCGAGACCGCTCAGCGGTTCTTCGACGAGTGGAAGGACCGCGGCAAGCAAATCGAAGACCTCAAAGAGCAACTCGCCGAGGCCCGAGCCTCGGGCGGCGGCGGTGGCCAAGAGGTCGAAGTCGGCGACACCGTGGCCGTCGTCCAGCGACTCGACGGCGATATGGACGAACTCCGGGCGACCGCCAACGCTCTCGTGGAGGAGGGCAAAATCGCAGTTCTCGGAAGCGGCGCGGACGGCGCGACGTTCGTGGTCGCGGTCCCCGAGGGCGTCGCCGTCAACGCTGGCGAAGTCGTCGGCGAACTCGCCCGGAAGGTCGGCGGCGGCGGCGGCGGTCCCGCGGACTTCGCACAGGGCGGCGGTCCCGACGCCGAGAAGTTAGACGACGCACTGGACGAGGCCCCCGACGTGCTGAAGCAGGTCCAGAACGCCTGA
- a CDS encoding ABC transporter ATP-binding protein, translating into MTPDAPIRTESLTKRYGDDAAVRDLTFSVERGEVFGFLGPNGAGKTTTMQMLTTLTRPTSGEAWVAGESVRDRDAVVGHLGYLPEEPPIHDELTGREQLEYVAGLRDLPETEASERIRELLARFDLAGDADDRISTYSKGMKQKTALIQALVHDPDVLFLDEPTSGLDPRAARTVRNLVSEVRAEGMTVFLSTHILPVVEELADRVGVLHEGRLVAEGSPESLTHRAESGEESTLEEVFLEVTSERPEDAASSEDEPSEFAR; encoded by the coding sequence ATGACCCCGGACGCGCCCATCCGCACCGAGTCGCTGACCAAGCGGTACGGCGACGACGCCGCGGTCCGGGACCTCACCTTCTCGGTCGAGCGCGGGGAGGTGTTCGGCTTTCTCGGGCCGAACGGCGCGGGCAAGACTACGACGATGCAGATGCTGACGACGCTGACTCGGCCCACCTCCGGCGAGGCGTGGGTCGCCGGGGAATCGGTGCGCGACCGGGACGCGGTGGTCGGTCACCTCGGGTACCTGCCCGAGGAACCGCCGATTCACGACGAACTCACCGGCCGCGAGCAACTGGAGTACGTCGCGGGACTCCGGGACCTGCCCGAGACCGAAGCGAGCGAGCGCATCCGCGAGTTGCTCGCGCGATTCGACCTCGCGGGCGACGCCGACGACCGCATCTCGACCTACTCGAAGGGGATGAAACAGAAGACCGCGCTGATTCAGGCGCTGGTCCACGACCCCGACGTGCTGTTTCTGGACGAACCCACCTCGGGACTCGACCCGCGGGCGGCCCGGACCGTCCGGAATCTGGTCTCGGAGGTGCGCGCGGAGGGGATGACCGTCTTCCTCTCGACGCACATCCTGCCGGTCGTGGAAGAACTGGCCGACCGCGTGGGCGTCCTCCACGAGGGCCGACTCGTGGCCGAGGGGTCGCCCGAGTCGCTGACCCACCGGGCGGAGTCGGGCGAGGAGTCCACCCTCGAAGAGGTGTTCCTCGAAGTCACCAGCGAGCGTCCGGAGGACGCCGCGAGTTCGGAAGACGAACCGTCGGAGTTCGCGCGATGA